Below is a genomic region from Paenibacillus rhizovicinus.
CCTGTTCCAGGATCATGATGCGGTTGGGCGAATTCCATGCGTGCTGCCCATGATCTGGGAGAGTGGTTGGCCGGTACTTGGCGAAGGCGGCAAAGTGCCCGAGGCATTCGAAACGCAGCTGCCGGAATCGGCATCCAAGTCGATCGCGATTAGCGATGAATTCGAATATGCCGAGGACAAATTGGCTTTGAACTGGCAGTGGAATCACAATCCGGACAAGCAGTTATGGTCTGTAACAACTCGGCCGGGCTATTTGCGTTTGATGACCGGTCATCTCGCCAGCAGTGTCGTACATGCACGAAACACGCTGACGCAGAGGACGGAGGGACCCGTCTGCAGCGGTGCTGCGGTGCTGGAGTTGAACCATATGAGACCGGGGGATTATGCAGGTCTCGTCGCCTTGCAGAATGCGTATGGCACAGTGGGCATTCAAGTGAGTTATAGCGGCGAGCGTTACGTCGTGACGGGGATGAACCGCGGCGACGGCGGGATGGAGACCGTTGAGCGCGTCCCTTACGAGCATAGCAGCATTCAGGTGAAGATCGCGTTCGATTTTCGGGAGAGCCGAGATCTTGCTTCTTTCTTCTATTCGGTTGCCGGCGAGGAATGGACCGCAATCGGACGGCCGCTGCAGATGACATACACGCTGGATCATTTCATGGGGTATCGCATTGGCTTGTTTAACTATGCAGAGAAGGAAGCCGGAGGTTTCGTTGATTTCGATTACTTCCATTATATGAAAGCCTGACAACAAATCGGTGAACAAGGAAGGAAGAGGTGTTCGAGGTATGACAGAAAGACGGATACGAGCGGATCATTCGTTAGCGACAGCGTTTCAGAACGATTTTCTGATCGGCGCAGCCGTTAATTCGCGGACGATCATCAGCCAGAGCAGCCTGCTGCAGCAGCACTACAACAGCATCACGGCAGAGAATGAAATGAAGTTTGAAAGTCTTCATCCGGGAGAACAAAGGTATTCGTTCGAGCAAGCGGACCGCATTGCCCAATTTGCCCGCGAGAATGGCATGAAGCTGAGAGGTCACGCGTTAGTGTGGCACAATCAAACGCCGCAATGGGTGTTCGAGGACGGCAACGGAGGGCCGGCGGGACGCGAGCTGCTGCTATCGCGAATGAAGTCTCATATCGACACCGTCGTGAACCGGTACAAGGACACGATTTACTGCTGGGACGTTGTCAACGAAGCGGTGACCGATGAAGGAACGGAGCAGCTTCGTCCTTCGAAGTGGCTGCAGGGCATCGGGGAGGATTATATCGAGCTGGCGTTCCGGTCCGCTCATGAAGCGGATCCGAATGCGCTCTTATTCTATAATGATTACAATGAGTGCAACCCCCTCAAAAGAGAGAAAATTCATTCGCTCGTCAAAGCTCTGTTGGAGAAGGGCGCTCCTGTTCATGGAATCGGGCTTCAGGCGCATTGGAGCTTGTTGAATCCGTCTCTCGATCATATCAGGGAAGCAATCGAACGATATGCCTCGCTTGGCGTGAAGCTTCAAATTACGGAGATGGATGTGTCCATGTTCGAGTTCGCTGACAGACGCACCGATCTGACGGAGCCTACGGCAGAGATGCTTCGACTGCAGGAGGAGAGATACGAGCAGTTTTTTCGGTTGTTCCTGGAATATCGCGACGTGCTTGCAAGCGTTACCTTCTGGGGCGCGGCGGATGATTATACGTGGCTGGATTATTTTCCGGTTCGCGGGAGGAAGAATTGGCCGCTATTGTTCGACACGGAGCAGCGTCCGAAAGGGGCGGTTTCGGCTATTATTTCTTTGTAGTGGGGCGTACATAAAGGATATGCATACCCCCAAGAGCCTATATGGAGAGAGATCCAGTGATCCACTATGCGTTCATCACAACTGTCCGCGGATCAACAAAGAAGCCTTCCCCCGAGGATATAGGGGGAAGGCTTCTTTGCTGCAAGCTGCAATGTCTGTTCTTACATGAATTTATAAAGTCCGTAAATGATAACGGCTGCTTGAGCGCGGGTAGCGTTGCCGGCAGGGGCGAACGTCCCGTTCCCCATGCCGCTCACGATACCGGCTTGCTGCAATGCTTTAATTGCCGGTGCAGCATAATCCTTAATACTTGCATCGTCGGCAAACTTGATTTCATCAACGGTATTTTGCAGTTTGATATTGGCCTTGGCTGCAGCGCGATACAGCATAGCGGCCATTTCCTGCCTGCTGATTGCATCGTTGATGCCGTAAGATCCGTCCGCTTTCCCGCTCACGATACCGAGCTGTTGGGCCGAAGCGATGGCCCGATAATACCAAGCGCCTTCCTTCGCATCCGTAAAGGTGCTTGTTGCCGTGTCGCTGTTTAGATCCAGCGCATTCATCAGCATCTGGATGAACTCGGCTCTGGTAACCGGATGGTTCGGCGCGAAAGTTCCGGCAGCAACGCCGGCAACAATCCCCCGCGCTTCGAGAGCTTGGATGCTTTCCGCCGCCCACGGCACATTGTTCACGTCTTGGAATGCAGAAGCGTTGAACTTGGCGACGTATTTGCTGAAATGTTTCGGAGAAAATTCGATTTTCCCCGTCGCCGCGTCGTACTTCCCGTTTTTGACGATCTCCAGCTTGCCGTTATCAGCGATGTAATAGACGACGACATTGTTTGGATTTTCACCCGGCTTCAGGGTGTAATCCATGCTGACTTTAACGTCGTTTCCGGTAAAATTCGTTATTTTCGAGCCGTTGACGCTTAGGTTGAAATCATAGACGGTATTTCCGCCTACTTGGCTTCTTGCCGCGTCGGACAGCGAAGCCGGGTCTACGACGGCTACGGACAACTGAACGTTGCCGGTTCCGTTCGCATCGCTGTGCTTCAGCAAATTCGGATCGATTGTAACCGTGGCCAAACCGGTGTCGATCGCGATCGATTGGAGCTGATTCGACAGCGCTATCACTTGATCTGTCGGCAAGTTGACTTGCACTTCTTTAACGCCGGCAGCGAGCTGCACTTGAATCGTTACGGATTTGTCCGTTGATTGGCTGACTCCTTGCTGGAA
It encodes:
- a CDS encoding endo-1,4-beta-xylanase, which gives rise to MTERRIRADHSLATAFQNDFLIGAAVNSRTIISQSSLLQQHYNSITAENEMKFESLHPGEQRYSFEQADRIAQFARENGMKLRGHALVWHNQTPQWVFEDGNGGPAGRELLLSRMKSHIDTVVNRYKDTIYCWDVVNEAVTDEGTEQLRPSKWLQGIGEDYIELAFRSAHEADPNALLFYNDYNECNPLKREKIHSLVKALLEKGAPVHGIGLQAHWSLLNPSLDHIREAIERYASLGVKLQITEMDVSMFEFADRRTDLTEPTAEMLRLQEERYEQFFRLFLEYRDVLASVTFWGAADDYTWLDYFPVRGRKNWPLLFDTEQRPKGAVSAIISL